Proteins encoded by one window of Arachis hypogaea cultivar Tifrunner chromosome 1, arahy.Tifrunner.gnm2.J5K5, whole genome shotgun sequence:
- the LOC112697036 gene encoding small ribosomal subunit protein bS16cy — protein MTVRIRFARFGCTHRPFYRIVAADSKSTRDGGSLEILGFYDPLAGNDSDRKMALKFERVKYWLSVGAQPSEAVEHLLLRAGLLPPPPIVAAGGPRGTSSVGTSNQEQPADANRDDGVSPEAIFSIGLQVN, from the exons ATGACGGTGAGGATTCGCTTTGCAAGGTTTGGTTGCACCCACCGCCCCTTCTATCGTATCGTTGCCGCTGATAGCAAATCCACCAGAGATGGTGGCTCCCTCGAAATTCTCGGTTTCTATGACCCTTTGGCAG GGAATGATAGTGACAGAAAGATGGCTCTCAAATTCGAGAGAGTGAA GTATTGGCTTTCTGTTGGAGCTCAACCTTCGGAAGCAGTAGAGCATCTTCTACTGCGAGCAGGGTTACTTCCTCCACCACCAATAGTGGCAGCAGGTGGACCACGTGGTACGAGCTCTGTCGGTACATCCAACCAGGAACAGCCAGCTGATGCCAACCGCGATGATG GTGTATCTCCAGAAGCTATCTTTTCAATTGGCTTACAAGTTAACTGA
- the LOC112696978 gene encoding IQ domain-containing protein IQM1 — protein MGLSLSLLQSAWEEVVTYSSLIDVPFNITFASKDGALILRASSSFNKREADDSDSSVTRSRRLREHRPQNVVLERSYSFVEHKGEKMDHDSSSIVETNKREVPLLSLPQAVVFSSPRPVSELDAAATKLQKVYKSYRTRRNLADCAVVVEELWWKALDFAALKRSSVSFFDVEKPETAVSRWARARTRAAKVGKGLSKDEKAQKLALQHWLEAIDPRHRYGHNLHIYYDIWFESQSTQPFFYWLDIGDGKEINLEKCPRATLQRQCIKYLGPNEREEYEVIVENGKLVYKQDGRVVDTDEKSKWIFVLSTTRSLYVGRKQKGTFQHSSFLSGGATTAAGRLVARRGVLEAIWPYSGHYHPTEENFKEFISFLEDNNVDLSNVKRCAIDDDTPSLIGINSFTNQSQSVPATTAINNENESNIVPTNKEGGQILNLSKRLSCKWSTGAGPRIGCVRDYPGHLQSRALEHVHLSPRPTSSRVTNYGPIPSPRPSPKVRMSPRLAYMGLPSPRNPIPAAS, from the exons ATGGGATTATCACTTTCATTACTCCAATCGGCTTGGGAAGAAGTTGTTACATACTCTTCACTCATTGATGTACCTTTCAACATCACTTTTGCTTCCAAAGATGGAGCTTTGATTctgagagcatcatcaagcttcaacAAAAGAGAAGCTGATGATTCTGATTCTAGTGTCACACGTTCAAGGCGTTTGAGGGAACACAGACCCCAGAATGTGGTTCTTGAAAGAAGCTACTCCTTTGTAGAACATAAGGGAGAGAAAATGGATCATGATTCTTCTTCCATTGTTGAAACCAATAAGAGAGAAGTTCCTCTGCTTTCTCTGCCTCAGGCAGTGGTTTTCTCTTCACCTAGGCCAGTGAGTGAGCTTGATGCTGCTGCAACAAAACTCCAAAAAGTGTATAAGAGTTACCGCACTAGAAGAAACCTTGCAGATTGTGCAGTTGTTGTTGAGGAGCTATGGTGGAAGGCTTTGGATTTTGCTGCTCTCAAGAGAAGTTCAGTTTCCTTCTTTGATGTGGAGAAGCCGGAAACCGCCGTGTCAAGGTGGGCAAGGGCTAGAACAAGAGCTGCTAAGGTTGGAAAAGGTTTATCCAAGGATGAAAAGGCACAAAAATTAGCACTTCAACATTGGCTTGAAGCT ATTGACCCTCGTCATCGCTATGGACATAATCTACACATATACTATGATATTTGGTTTGAAAGCCAGAGCACTCAGCCATTTTTCTACTG GTTGGATATTGGAGATGGCAAGGAAATAAATCTTGAGAAATGTCCAAGGGCCACTCTGCAACGCCAGTGCATCAAGTATCTTGGACCT aatgaaagagaagaatatgAAGTGATTGTTGAGAATGGGAAGCTTGTGTACAAACAAGATGGGAGAGTTGTAGATACTGATGAAAAGTCAAAATGGATATTTGTTTTGAGCACCACAAGGTCTTTGTATGTTGGAAGAAAACAAAAGGGTACCTTTCAGCACTCAAGCTTTCTTTCTGGTGGTGCCACCACAGCAGCTGGCAGATTAGTGGCTCGTCGGGGTGTCCTTGAG GCAATTTGGCCTTATAGTGGTCACTACCACCCTACTGAAGAGAACTTCAAAGAGTTCATAAGCTTTCTTGAAGACAACAATGTAGACCTATCCAATGTGAAG AGATGTGCAATAGATGATGATACTCCATCACTGATTGGGATTAATTCATTCACTAATCAATCACAATCAGTACCTGCTACAACTGCAATTAATAATGAGAATGAGAGCAACATTGTACCAACCAATAAAGAAGGTGGCCAAATATTAAACCTCTCAAAGAGGTTGTCTTGCAAGTGGTCAACTGGGGCTGGGCCTCGTATTGGGTGTGTGCGTGACTACCCTGGACACCTTCAATCAAGAGCATTGGAGCATGTCCATTTGTCTCCAAGGCCCACTTCTTCACGCGTTACTAACTACGGCCCAATTCCATCACCTAGGCCCAGCCCAAAAGTTAGAATGTCCCCTAGGCTTGCATATATGGGATTACCAAGCCCAAGAAACCCAATCCCAGCTGCAAGTTAA
- the LOC112697000 gene encoding casein kinase 1-like protein 1, producing the protein MEPRVGNKFRLGRKIGSGSFGEIYLGTNIQTNEEVAIKLENVKTKHPQLLYESKLYRILQGGTGIPNVRWFGVEGDYNVLVMDLLGPSLEDLFNFCSRKLSLKTVLMLADQMINRVEFIHSKSFLHRDIKPDNFLMGLGRRANQVYAIDFGLAKKYRDSSTHQHIPYRENKNLTGTARYASMNTHLGIEQSRRDDLESLGYVLMYFLRGSLPWQGLKAGTKKQKYEKISEKKVSTSIEALCRGYPTEFASYFHYCRSLRFDDKPDYAYLKRIFRDLFIREGFQFDYVFDWTILKYQQSQLATPPARGIGPSAGTSSGMPPAVITNADRQTGGEEGRPSGLISVDSSRRRMSGPILNSLSSANILGQSSGSSRRVAVSGSRDAFGAESDIRARNTEASPGAAHRITSGQRSSPAGSSEPQRVTASGRHGSHTRNYDSAVRGMENLQLETDERAHY; encoded by the exons aTGGAACCTCGTGTTGGTAACAAGTTTCGGTTGGGTAGGAAGATCGGTAGCGGCTCCTTTGGGGAGATCTACTTAG GTACTAATATTCAGACTAACGAAGAAGTTGCAATTAAGCTT GAAAATGTCAAGACAAAGCATCCTCAGTTGCTTTACGAATCCAAATTATACAGAATTCTACAAGGAGGAA CTGGAATTCCAAATGTTAGATGGTTTGGGGTGGAGGGAGATTACAATGTTCTAGTGATGGATCTGCTTGGACCTAGTCTTGAAGATCTATTCAACTTTTGTAGTAGAAAGCTGTCACTGAAGactgttcttatgcttgctgatCAAATG ATCAACCGTGTCGAGTTCATCCATTCTAAATCATTTCTACATCGGGATATTAAACCGGATAATTTTCTGATGGGCCTAGGAAGGCGTGCGAATCAG GTTTATGCAATTGATTTTGGTTTGGCTAAGAAATACAGAGATAGTTCAACCCATCAACACATTCCTTACAG GGAAAATAAGAATTTGACTGGAACTGCAAGATATGCTAGCATGAATACTCACCTTGGCATTG AGCAAAGTCGCAGAGATGATTTAGAGTCTCTTGGTTATGTTTTGATGTACTTCCTGAGAGGAAG TCTTCCTTGGCAGGGACTTAAAGCTGGAACAAAGAAACAAAAGTACGAGAAAATCAGTGAAAAAAAAGTTTCTACCTCAATTGAA GCACTGTGTCGTGGCTATCCAACTGAATTTGCATCATACTTCCACTACTGCCGCTCATTAAGGTTTGATGATAAGCCAGATTATGCTTATCTCAAAAGGATATTTCGTGACCTCTTTATTCGTGAAG GTTTCCAGTTTGATTATGTGTTTGACTGGACCATCTTGAAGTATCAGCAATCACAACTAGCCACTCCTCCAGCACGGGGCATT GGTCCTAGTGCTGGAACCAGTTCTGGAATGCCACCAGCTGTTATTACTAATGCCGATAGGCAGACAG GTGGGGAAGAAGGACGGCCTTCTGGTTTGATTTCGGTGGATTCTTCAAGGCGGAGAATGTCGGGACCCATTTTAAATTCT TTATCAAGTGCCAATATCTTGGGCCAGTCAAGTGGATCATCAAGGCGGGTTGCTGTTTCTGGTAGCCGTGACGCATTTGGTGCTGAGTCAGATATTCGTGCTCGAAATACCGAAGCTAGCCCTGGAGCAGCACACAGAATTACAAGCGGGCAAAGAAGTTCACCAGCTGGATCTTCTGAACCCCAGAGAGTAACAGCATCCGGTAGGCATGGTTCTCACACCAGGAATTATGACAGTGCAGTGAGGGGCATGGAGAATTTGCAATTAGAGACTGACGAGAGGGCTCATTATTAA
- the LOC112697023 gene encoding heat stress transcription factor A-2, producing the protein MVLLAHAGSGGGQACSPPQFNKAIAEEKPVEMVRVKSEQVTSSCRFLQQNDDVSSDESDKKKSNSEVTEEEEPRVKEEVADDGAVNVSSSSSSVELPKPMEGLNEAGPPPFLRKTYEMVDDPETDPIVSWSENRDSFIVWESHEFAKVLLPKYFKHSNFSSFIRQLNTYGFRKVDSDRWEFANEGFQGGKKHLLKNIRRRSKYNKLHQGAFIDPAKPCLEAEVEKLKEDQNILKLEILKLRQQQESSHVHISSVQDRIQNVQTKQYQMIYFLTRMARKPAFVEQLLQKIKRKRELDGTDMLKRRRLLEPTPSVDYRCQQGHQQLSTLQSELDGLLSENVMSTSNKIEQTVPSPLEGELCNKVQGLRSYGFSRGGDVPSAYHAMTENLLGENNGGADEELDVNDSNIYLELEDLITKPTDWVGSASASAGGLVGQTS; encoded by the exons atggtgctGCTTGCTCACGCTGGAAGCGGTGGCGGCCAGGCTTGCTCACCGCCACAGTTCAACAAAGCTATTGCGGAAGAAAAACCAGTGGAAATGGTGAGAGTCAAATCAGAGCAAGTGACGTCTTCCTGCCGCTTCTTGCAGCAAAACGACGACGTTTCAAGCGACGAGTCTGATAAGAAGAAGAGCAACTCGGAAGTGACGGAAGAAGAAGAGCCTCGCGTCAAAGAGGAGGTTGCTGATGACGGCGCCGTTAACGTGTCGTCATCTTCGTCGTCGGTGGAGTTGCCGAAACCGATGGAAGGGCTTAACGAGGCGGGTCCGCCACCGTTTCTAAGGAAGACGTACGAGATGGTGGATGATCCGGAAACCGACCCGATTGTTTCGTGGAGCGAGAACCGCGATAGCTTCATCGTTTGGGAGTCTCACGAGTTCGCCAAAGTGCTTCTTccaaagtatttcaagcacagcAACTTCTCCAGCTTCATTCGCCAGCTCAATACCTAT GGCTTTAGGAAGGTTGATTCAGATCGTTGGGAGTTTGCAAACGAAGGATTCCAAGGAGGGAAGAAGCATTTGCTGAAGAACATAAGGAGGAGAAGCAAGTACAACAAACTGCATCAAGGAGCTTTCATCGACCCAGCTAAGCCTTGCCTTGAGGCTGAAGTTGAGAAGCTGAAGGAGGACCAAAACATACTCAAACTTGAAATTCTGAAGCTGAGACAACAGCAAGAAAGTTCCCACGTTCATATCTCAAGCGTTCAGGACCGGATTCAGAACGTCCAGACGAAGCAGTATCAGATGATATATTTCCTCACCAGAATGGCCAGAAAGCCAGCCTTTGTGGAACAGCTCCTCCAAAAGATTAAGAGGAAGAGGGAGCTCGATGGCACCGACATGCTCAAGAGGCGCAGATTGCTGGAACCAACGCCTAGTGTTGATTATAGATGCCAACAAGGTCATCAACAATTGTCTACATTGCAATCTGAACTTGATGGACTATTGTCTGAAAATGTGATGAGCACTAGCAATAAGATAGAGCAAACTGTTCCTTCTCCTCTGGAAGGTGAGTTATGCAACAAGGTACAAGGCTTGAGAAGCTATGGTTTTTCAAGGGGTGGTGATGTACCTTCTGCTTATCATGCCATGACAGAGAACCTATTGGGGGAAAATAATGGTGGTGCTGATGAAGAACTTGATGTGAATGACTCAAATATTTATCTTGAGTTGGAGGATTTGATTACTAAGCCAACAGATTGGGTTGGTTCTGCATCTGCATCTGCTGGTGGCTTGGTGGGGCAAACTAGTTGA
- the LOC112697008 gene encoding uncharacterized protein, whose product MEDFRSKSYGDGRMQIEPYTGPTGNGTTATSGDVHGMQDLRCYSASYASSVHPTQIHVANDPKFKKGKSTNGSTSKSWSFSDPELQRKKRVASYKVYAVEGKLKGSLRKSFKWLKDRCNRVVYGW is encoded by the coding sequence atggAAGATTTCAGATCCAAGTCGTACGGTGACGGAAGGATGCAGATTGAACCATATACTGGACCCACCGGAAACGGAACCACCGCAACCTCCGGCGATGTCCACGGCATGCAAGATCTCCGGTGCTACAGCGCTTCCTATGCCTCATCGGTGCACCCAACGCAAATCCACGTGGCGAACGACCCAAAGTTCAAGAAGGGCAAGTCCACAAACGGGTCAACCTCAAAAAGCTGGAGTTTCAGTGATCCagagttgcagaggaagaaaagGGTGGCAAGTTACAAGGTTTATGCTGTTGAAGGGAAGCTCAAAGGGTCTCTGAGAAAGAGCTTCAAGTGGCTCAAGGACAGGTGCAATAGAGTTGTCTATGGATGGTAG